Proteins found in one Strigops habroptila isolate Jane chromosome W, bStrHab1.2.pri, whole genome shotgun sequence genomic segment:
- the LOC115619060 gene encoding protein C19orf12 homolog isoform X1: protein MPINVDDVMQLFCHLSQEEGMKAAVKHSGQGALLAGATAFIGGLMGGPPGIAVGGAFGGLLGAWMTSGQFRPVPQILLELPPAEQQKLYDKAIVILKHLDWTDLAQLTALVMGNASLQQKLTAVLINYLSKELRAEIQYGE from the exons ATGCCCATCAATGTTGATGATGTGATGCAACTGTTTTGCCACCTCTCTCAGGAGGAGGGGATGAAAGCTGCTGTCAAACACTCTGGTCAAGGAGCACTGCTGGCAGGCGCAACAGCATTTATTGGGGGTCTGATGGGAGGTCCACCTGGAATCGCTGTAG GAGGAGCATTTGGTGGATTGCTTGGTGCCTGGATGACTAGTGGACAGTTCAGGCCAGTCCCTCAGATTTTACTGGAATTGcctcctgctgagcagcagaaacTCTATGATAAAGCCATTGTTATTCTCAAGCACTTAGACTGGACTGACCTTGCTCAGCTGACTGCTCTTGTAATGGGAAATGCTAGTCTCCAGCAGAAGTTGACAGCAGTGCTGATAAATTACCTCTCCAAAGAGCTAAGAGCAGAGATACAGTATGGAGAATAA
- the LOC115619060 gene encoding protein C19orf12-like isoform X2 produces the protein MTSGQFRPVPQILLELPPAEQQKLYDKAIVILKHLDWTDLAQLTALVMGNASLQQKLTAVLINYLSKELRAEIQYGE, from the coding sequence ATGACTAGTGGACAGTTCAGGCCAGTCCCTCAGATTTTACTGGAATTGcctcctgctgagcagcagaaacTCTATGATAAAGCCATTGTTATTCTCAAGCACTTAGACTGGACTGACCTTGCTCAGCTGACTGCTCTTGTAATGGGAAATGCTAGTCTCCAGCAGAAGTTGACAGCAGTGCTGATAAATTACCTCTCCAAAGAGCTAAGAGCAGAGATACAGTATGGAGAATAA